A genomic segment from Peribacillus sp. ACCC06369 encodes:
- a CDS encoding family 43 glycosylhydrolase: protein MNTMQTYKNPIVEQRADPWVYKHSDNYYYFVASVPEYDRLEIRRSKTIQGIGKAEAITVWRKNETGPQSSLIWAPELHFIKGKWYIYFAAARTDQPVNGTFDHRMFVLENESPDPLKGEWIHKGQVKTEWETFSLDATAFEHNGILYYVWAQRDLNIKGNSNIYIAEMENPWTIKGPQVMLSKPELPWETIGFHVNEGPAILKRNGKVFITYSCSATDHNYCMGLLTAEEDSDLLNPASWTKSPTPVFQSAPENGQYGPGHNSFTVSEDGSEDILIYHARNYTEIEGDPLYDPNRHTRAQVFNWNQDGSPNFGIPVPDEVNKSKSKS from the coding sequence ATGAATACAATGCAAACTTATAAGAACCCAATTGTTGAACAAAGAGCAGATCCTTGGGTATATAAGCATTCGGATAACTATTATTATTTTGTTGCATCCGTACCAGAATATGACCGACTTGAAATCAGGCGATCTAAAACTATTCAAGGAATAGGTAAAGCAGAGGCTATTACTGTCTGGAGAAAAAATGAGACTGGACCGCAAAGCTCACTGATTTGGGCTCCAGAACTTCATTTTATAAAGGGAAAGTGGTACATCTACTTCGCTGCGGCGAGAACCGATCAACCAGTTAACGGAACGTTCGACCACCGAATGTTTGTACTTGAGAATGAAAGTCCTGATCCTTTAAAGGGAGAATGGATACATAAGGGACAAGTTAAGACAGAATGGGAAACTTTTTCTTTAGATGCTACCGCTTTTGAACATAATGGTATTTTATATTATGTATGGGCTCAAAGGGATTTGAATATTAAAGGTAATTCCAATATATATATTGCGGAAATGGAAAATCCTTGGACAATTAAGGGTCCACAGGTAATGCTTTCAAAGCCTGAATTACCTTGGGAGACCATTGGTTTCCATGTTAATGAGGGTCCAGCAATTCTTAAAAGAAATGGAAAGGTTTTCATTACTTATTCATGCAGTGCAACAGATCATAATTATTGCATGGGTTTACTTACGGCTGAGGAAGATAGTGATTTGTTAAACCCTGCTTCTTGGACTAAATCCCCAACTCCCGTTTTTCAAAGTGCACCGGAAAATGGACAATATGGACCAGGTCATAATAGCTTTACAGTTTCAGAGGATGGGAGTGAAGATATTTTAATTTACCATGCTCGTAATTATACCGAAATTGAAGGGGATCCCTTGTATGATCCAAATCGTCATACACGGGCACAAGTATTTAACTGGAACCAGGATGGCTCTCCAAACTTTGGGATCCCAGTACCGGATGAGGTGAATAAAAGTAAAAGTAAAAGCTAA
- a CDS encoding MFS transporter, which produces MNVSKGFWNFGGLFYFYFIIWAIVLGFLPLWLEDVAGLNPSETGIVFSSMSLIALCYQPFLGIISDKLGFKKNLFWVVVILLMFMGPFFSFLYAPLLKANIVIGAIIGSVYLSAVFNGGVGVVESYIERVSRNNGFEYGRVRLFGSIAGATASLIGGVMFVKNPNSIFWFASGAAVFLAVLLFTAKIEGQDHIKSGGSKDKGNEISKKAVLSIFKIKSFWYLSFLIIGTAAIYDVFDQQFPNYYVQFFSSKEYGTDIFSKLVSIQVGLEAILMIFAPVIVNKMGAKNGLILFGVLTFVRIFGSAIATGPVLLSIFRLIAAFEMPLLLVSIFKYITGVFDTRLSATIYLLAFNFAKQSAITIFSSVAGSMYSFMGFQNTYYCLSAVVLLVTLISYFTLSNDKKIQMEIKPPLYSATN; this is translated from the coding sequence ATGAATGTTTCTAAAGGTTTTTGGAATTTTGGAGGACTATTTTATTTTTACTTTATTATTTGGGCAATCGTTCTTGGTTTCCTCCCATTATGGTTAGAAGATGTTGCCGGACTTAACCCAAGTGAAACAGGCATTGTTTTTTCATCGATGTCATTAATTGCACTATGTTATCAACCTTTTTTAGGAATCATTTCAGATAAATTGGGATTCAAAAAAAACTTATTTTGGGTCGTCGTAATCCTTTTAATGTTCATGGGGCCTTTCTTCAGCTTCCTTTATGCCCCATTACTTAAAGCGAATATAGTTATAGGAGCAATTATAGGAAGCGTATACCTTAGTGCAGTATTCAACGGCGGGGTGGGGGTTGTTGAATCCTATATAGAAAGAGTGAGTCGTAATAATGGTTTTGAATATGGCAGGGTAAGGTTATTCGGATCTATAGCAGGGGCTACGGCCTCATTGATTGGGGGAGTAATGTTTGTAAAAAACCCAAATTCAATTTTTTGGTTTGCATCAGGTGCTGCGGTTTTTTTAGCTGTCTTATTATTTACGGCTAAAATAGAAGGTCAAGACCATATCAAGTCAGGAGGCTCGAAGGATAAAGGAAATGAAATTAGTAAAAAAGCTGTTCTTTCGATATTTAAAATAAAGAGCTTCTGGTACCTTTCATTCTTAATAATCGGCACGGCCGCCATATATGATGTGTTCGATCAACAGTTTCCTAACTATTATGTACAATTCTTTTCTTCTAAAGAATATGGAACGGATATATTTAGTAAGCTAGTCTCCATTCAAGTTGGACTTGAAGCCATATTAATGATTTTTGCCCCTGTGATCGTAAATAAAATGGGTGCTAAAAATGGGCTCATTCTTTTCGGTGTATTAACTTTCGTTCGTATTTTTGGAAGTGCAATAGCTACGGGCCCTGTTCTCTTATCAATATTCAGGTTGATTGCAGCTTTTGAAATGCCCTTACTCTTAGTTTCCATTTTTAAATACATTACAGGAGTATTTGATACTAGACTAAGCGCAACCATTTATTTACTGGCATTTAATTTTGCGAAACAGAGTGCCATTACTATTTTTTCTTCCGTAGCGGGTAGTATGTATTCATTCATGGGTTTCCAAAACACATATTATTGCTTAAGTGCAGTTGTTTTACTTGTTACCCTTATTTCTTACTTTACTCTATCAAATGACAAAAAAATTCAAATGGAAATTAAACCGCCCCTTTATAGTGCTACTAACTAA
- a CDS encoding YnfA family protein: MLVTTVIFLMAGLAEIGGGYLIWLWLREGKSIYIGLAGGFGLVLYGIIATFQTFPTFGRIYAAYGGVFIVLSVLWGWGIDKKTPDLYDWIGSVICLAGVSIMIWGPRQ, encoded by the coding sequence ATGTTAGTTACTACAGTAATATTCCTTATGGCAGGACTGGCGGAAATTGGTGGTGGCTACCTTATTTGGCTTTGGTTAAGGGAGGGTAAATCCATTTATATTGGTTTAGCCGGAGGTTTCGGGTTGGTATTATACGGTATCATTGCAACTTTCCAAACGTTCCCTACTTTTGGACGTATATATGCTGCATATGGCGGGGTTTTCATTGTTTTATCGGTTTTATGGGGATGGGGCATTGATAAGAAAACTCCTGATTTATATGATTGGATTGGATCAGTAATCTGTCTAGCCGGGGTTTCAATCATGATATGGGGACCTAGACAGTAA
- a CDS encoding DMT family transporter — MKSRTFAYMLAIFHASIVGLSFLFTKMAIVESNPLDTLAFRFTVSFVIILFLVAVKVIKVNYSWESVKNLVPLSLLFPTLFFAFQTFGLKYSQSTDAGILSAVTPILTLMIAGYFLKEKTSLYQKLSIILSVIGVIFIFVVKGSTINFSDMLGMVLILLSCIATACYTTMTRSLAKDFTPGEMSFFMMGTGFVIFNVAALFTHLKQGTMPEFFTPWSSMEFISSILYLGILASLVTSLLSNTILSKIKASQMSVFANLSTVVTIAAGALILDEKITIYDILGSILIILGVIGTNYFGGKKEHSIKVNLEYKGEQSAK, encoded by the coding sequence ATGAAATCCCGAACTTTTGCATACATGTTAGCCATCTTTCATGCAAGTATTGTCGGCCTATCTTTCTTATTCACCAAAATGGCCATTGTGGAATCGAATCCGCTTGATACTTTGGCGTTCCGATTCACCGTTTCTTTCGTCATCATTTTATTCCTTGTTGCCGTTAAAGTCATTAAAGTGAACTATTCATGGGAGTCGGTTAAAAATCTGGTCCCGCTATCCTTGTTATTCCCAACTCTTTTCTTTGCCTTTCAAACTTTCGGACTTAAGTATTCACAATCCACAGATGCTGGAATTCTATCTGCAGTCACTCCAATTCTAACATTGATGATAGCTGGATATTTCCTGAAGGAGAAAACATCTTTATATCAAAAGCTTTCGATTATCTTGTCTGTAATTGGGGTCATTTTTATTTTCGTGGTGAAAGGGAGTACGATCAATTTTTCTGACATGCTTGGGATGGTGTTGATCTTGCTATCCTGTATAGCAACCGCATGTTATACAACGATGACCCGTTCACTTGCCAAGGATTTTACACCTGGTGAAATGTCCTTTTTCATGATGGGAACAGGCTTTGTCATTTTTAACGTGGCCGCACTTTTCACCCATCTAAAACAAGGAACGATGCCGGAATTTTTTACACCATGGTCGAGCATGGAATTCATCAGTTCCATTTTGTATCTGGGAATATTGGCTTCATTGGTCACTTCGTTATTATCCAATACGATTTTATCAAAGATCAAAGCGTCCCAAATGAGCGTATTTGCAAATCTTTCCACAGTTGTCACGATTGCTGCAGGAGCTCTCATTCTTGATGAAAAGATTACGATCTACGATATATTGGGGTCGATACTAATCATTTTAGGTGTAATAGGCACGAATTATTTTGGCGGGAAGAAAGAGCATTCGATAAAAGTGAATCTTGAATATAAAGGGGAACAAAGTGCGAAATGA